Within the Setaria viridis chromosome 3, Setaria_viridis_v4.0, whole genome shotgun sequence genome, the region TTTAAATGTTTGGACCAACTTCTTCACAAAATCAAGGAGGAAGCACGATGTTGGATTTTAGCGGGGGCAAGGCACTTGGGCGATATCTGCCATATAGAGAAGTGATCGTTCTGTAAAAGCAAAATTGCTTTATTTTTGTAcagttcctttttttattttttcgaTCTAGACCTGTAACTCCCTCCTCTATTAATTAATATAAACTCGGCAATCTCTGCCGGTTCACAAATTCAAAAAATTCCCCTACCGTTTCCTTCTTCAAGACTATTCCTCTGCCTACGGTTGATTAGTCGTCTGACAAAATTTTAGGGTCTCTAAGATTTCAGTGATTGGTTAAATAAGTTACCCTACATTGCCTGATCCTCATTTCAACATCTTCTCTTATGCGGCACTTCATTCTGATTTTGGGCCGACCTTGATACAAATATCTTCCGTGGATAGGTCACAGTAAAGTCGGGCAGCGTCTTATCCATGTTTGGTAAGATGGCAAACTCAACCTCCCTTTTCTGCAATAAAGTTTTGAACCATGCGTGAGTTGACAAAGTCACATGACTTGGTTTTACGCTTTTACGTGGTGTTGAATTTGTTACTAATTGTGTTACCCCATTAACACTTGAGGCAAGAGTTCGTGGCTTGTTGAGAACGTTGTTTTATGATGCTTGTTCATTAATATTGTGTTACATAGCAAAATTCCTTCTTCAAAGAGTCTAATTGTCACCTGAATGTAATTATATCACCTGAAAATTCCATAAGTACTGTTCCCTGTTAGAGTTGCCACTGTTTCAAAACATCTGAAGTTCGCAACTGTATTttgatggttggttacacttgATGTGACTTGTGGGGCTCCAGAAAATTGGAactttcctctttcttttccttttttcggTTGACTAAGTTCATACTTTCGACTAGGACCAGGTCGACTGTCATGATTTATGAACCACCAACATCTTTAGTGCGCTGCAACTTCTTTGAGCACCAGTCAGTTCATCTTGCAGAGCCCCAAGAAACAATACTATGAACTTTCGACTAGGACCAGGTCGACTGTTATGAACCACCAACATCTTTAGTGCGCTGCAACTTCTTTGAGCACCAGTCAGTTCATCTTGCAGAGCCCCAAGAAACAATACTCCTCTgcgcccgccccccccccccccccccccccccccccccccccccacacacacacacacaccccgaAAAATGCCCCCTTGTATTCTTTGTCTGTCTCTGATTCTGTTCGCCAACCGAGCTATTCCTGCCAAGGCTGCTCAGGCCAACGAAACTGAAATTCCTTTGGGATCCAAAATCGATGCAGGCGGTGTGCAAAGCTGGGTCTCGCCTTCAGGGCGCTTTGCTTTTGGCTTCTATCCTGTTGATGAAGGCTTCTCCATCGGAGTCTGGCTCATCATCGGCGAATCCAGAAATATTGTGTGGACTGCCAACCGAGATGATCCCCCGGTTTCTGGTGGCTCAATTCAGCTAACCTATGGTGGTCTTCAATGGATTCCAGCTAATGCGGGCAGCCAAGGGAAGTTCATATTCGCCACCTCTACTCAGCCTGCCTCTGCTGCGATGATGGACACTGGCAATTTTGTGTTGTACGACATCAACAAACAGGTCCTTTTGTCCACCTTTGCTTCTCCGACGGACACCTTGTTACCAGGTCAGAACCTACTTCCAGGTAGCCAGCTGTTCTCAAGTGTATCTGATACTTCCCATGCCACGGGGAAGTATCGCCTTTCCAACCAGCTAGATGGCAACCTTGTGATGTATCCTGTTGACGCAATCGATCCTGATAGCTCATACTGGAATACCGGCACTTTTGGCAATTCCTACCTCCTTACAATTTTTTTGGATCCCAATGGCACACTATGGATGTTCGATCAAAAAGCATCATATACAAAGGTGTTGTTCCTCACAAACCAATCTTCTAAAGCTTCCACAGACACAAATGTCTACTTCCGTCTGACATTGGACGCGGATGGTATATTGCGACTTTACTCCCATGTGTTCTTTAGGCAGGGGAGGGCGCCCATGACAGAAATCGTATGGCTGCAGCCTAGCAGTGATCGCTGCGATGTGAAAGGCGTTTGTGGTCCAAATAGCTTCTGTCATGTGAGTTCTAAAGGGCAAAGTAGCTGCTCTTGCCTCCCTGGTTTTGAATTCTCAAGTGCTAACCAAAGCATGAAAGGTTGCTGGAAGGTGCGGTCTGGTGGCTGCACAGGGAATAGCTCTAATGATGATATCAGACCGATACCTACGATGGTTGAGTTGAAGAACACTAGCTGGTCAGATTTATCATATGCTGCTCCACCACAAACAACAAGCATTGAAGCTTGCAAGGATCTTTGTCTATCTGACTGTGCCTGTGAGATCGCAAGATTTGACTCCTACTGCTCAAAGCAGATGCTCCCTATGAGGTATGGCAAGATGGTTCCTGGTAGCAACACTACACTATTTGTGAAGGTCTACACCTATGAATCCAAAGGTTCTCTCAGAAGGACAAGGTCTGGCCCAGTCTCCATACTGATATCAGGTGCTGCATTGACTGTTTTCTCACTTCTTGTGCTCTTAGCATCCATGCTACTCTGCAAGCATCGGCTGCCATCGCGGTACATGAGGGCTCCACGACAGCAAGACTCAGAATTTGATGACGAGAGCATAGCTATTCGCTCCTATTCTTTCCAGGATCTGGAGTTGTCCACAGATGGATTTGCTCAGGAGCTAGGAAGGGGTGCTTATGGTACAGTGTTCAAAGGTGTCTTGACCAATGTTAACATGGACATTGCAGTGAAGAGGCTTGAGAGAATGGCGGAAAATGGGGAGAGAGAGTTCCAGCGGGAAGTGCGTGCAATTGCACGGACGCATCACCGTAACCTGGTGCGATTGCTGGGATTCTGCAACGAAGGCATGCACCGCTTGCTTGTGTACGAGTATTTGTCAAATGGGTCCCTTGCGGACCTCCTCTTCCGGTCAGATGCAGTGCCTAGTTGGAGCAACAGGGTTGCGATTTTGTTGGATGTTGCAAGGGGGTTACAGTACCTTCATGAGGAGATAGATTGCCCTATAATTCACTGTGATATTAAGCCAGAGAATATACTCATTGACAGCAACGGGGTGGCGAAGATAGCAGACTTTGGTCTGGCAAAGTTGCTAATAGGGAACCAGACACAGACTTTCACTGGTGTGCGAGGCACGCGTGGATATCTTGCACCAGAATGGAGCAAGAACACTGCAATCACTGTGAAGGTGGACGTCTACAGCTACGGCGTCATGCTCCTCGAGACGATAAGCTGCAAGAAGAGCATGGAACTGAAGCTGGCCGGTGAGGAATGCAACATTTCTGAGTGGGCCTACGAGTACGTGATCTCGGGTAACTTGAAGCAAGTGGCAGCTGGGGAATGCATCAATGAGGTGGAACTGGAACGGATGGTGAGGGTCGGTATTTGGTGCACGCAGAATCAGCCAGTGACACGGCCTACGATGAAGAGCGCCGTTCAGATGATGGAAGGAAGTGCGGAGGttcgccggcctccgccgcctgcgTCATTTTCACAGTCACTGGTGCGATCCGCAAGCAGCTGATCTGCTGATATCTCTGATTGTCGTTGCGAGGGTAAAAGCGTTCCATCTGATGAATGGAAATTACTAGAAGATGTGATTACTAGAGGTCCTCCTGATTATGTACTATGGAGATGGATCATTTGGTAAGTTGCATCACGAAATGGTGTGTGTCCACAACTCCACACCTAGCAGGTGAAAATTGTTGTTGTGAGATTGTGACATTGTTCTTTGGTCCTAGGAAACGTATGCATATAATAAGGATGCCTGCTATTTTAATTTGGGGGGCGTGTTGCACTGTTGCTAAATTGTCTCCTCTTGGCATTCCTACCTTGTTTGGCACTTTGGCTATCTGCCGACACAGGTCCCACGCTATCATCCCAGCATATTAATTTGCAaagttgtgaacttgtgatatTCCTGCTTATTTTGTCAGAGGTAAATAGAGAGGAGTGTTTTGGTGcgataattatatatatatatatattctgcTGGGCTGTGTTGATGCCTTTTTTTTTGGGGTAGTGGTAGTATAAATGGTGGTAGCTGCCCACCCCGTGAAGAAATTGACGACTTGCTGAAAAGATGTGGACTGGAAGTGGTAGAGATGAGGACACTCTGTATAAGTGTATATAGTAGTGTAACGTGATGGTGACCACCCCCAATTGCCTTGAAAATCTGAAGGAGCAAGGTTACCCGTCTCAGTGCACATAGATGAACCCTCTTTTCCTGCTTTTCCCACCCCCTACTGGGCTTTCATGAAACAAGTTCGAGGCCAGGCAGGTTTTGGCATTATATTCTTCTGCTGTTAATTGATCGTAATGGTTCGTGCAAGATGCCAGCAGTTTCCTTGTGGCCATGGCCGTCCAACACCACGGTATGTGTCTGCTCTATGGCTGCAGCAGTAGCAGTAgaaatgccttttttttttgtaattacAGCAGAATAAATTTTGGCACTGCTGCATCGATAAAATTAAAATAGTTGAATAGTTGCTGGCACGGCAGCAGTGAAGAATATAGAAATGGAAATTAGCTCAACTGCAATGTGGTGGCGGCTTCCCCTTGTGCATGTGCATTCATGTCACTCACTGTCCAGGGCCAGCAGCAGCTTATTTAGATCAGCTCATCTCAGATTTGATTCCCAGTGTAATTTTTAAAAAGTATTTGCTGGAAGTGGCAGACAGATACAGGCCCCAGCTTGCAATTCTTACGGGACCATCAGGTAT harbors:
- the LOC117849425 gene encoding G-type lectin S-receptor-like serine/threonine-protein kinase LECRK3, with the translated sequence MPPCILCLSLILFANRAIPAKAAQANETEIPLGSKIDAGGVQSWVSPSGRFAFGFYPVDEGFSIGVWLIIGESRNIVWTANRDDPPVSGGSIQLTYGGLQWIPANAGSQGKFIFATSTQPASAAMMDTGNFVLYDINKQVLLSTFASPTDTLLPGQNLLPGSQLFSSVSDTSHATGKYRLSNQLDGNLVMYPVDAIDPDSSYWNTGTFGNSYLLTIFLDPNGTLWMFDQKASYTKVLFLTNQSSKASTDTNVYFRLTLDADGILRLYSHVFFRQGRAPMTEIVWLQPSSDRCDVKGVCGPNSFCHVSSKGQSSCSCLPGFEFSSANQSMKGCWKVRSGGCTGNSSNDDIRPIPTMVELKNTSWSDLSYAAPPQTTSIEACKDLCLSDCACEIARFDSYCSKQMLPMRYGKMVPGSNTTLFVKVYTYESKGSLRRTRSGPVSILISGAALTVFSLLVLLASMLLCKHRLPSRYMRAPRQQDSEFDDESIAIRSYSFQDLELSTDGFAQELGRGAYGTVFKGVLTNVNMDIAVKRLERMAENGEREFQREVRAIARTHHRNLVRLLGFCNEGMHRLLVYEYLSNGSLADLLFRSDAVPSWSNRVAILLDVARGLQYLHEEIDCPIIHCDIKPENILIDSNGVAKIADFGLAKLLIGNQTQTFTGVRGTRGYLAPEWSKNTAITVKVDVYSYGVMLLETISCKKSMELKLAGEECNISEWAYEYVISGNLKQVAAGECINEVELERMVRVGIWCTQNQPVTRPTMKSAVQMMEGSAEVRRPPPPASFSQSLVRSASS